A single Populus nigra chromosome 13, ddPopNigr1.1, whole genome shotgun sequence DNA region contains:
- the LOC133670578 gene encoding protein SHORT-ROOT-like — protein MDITLFCPKDTLTHFFPSHQQSNDQVAAIDMQSNSSNNNNNQPQTSHTSTSRSSDSGEACGGGNKWASKLLSECARAISEKDSSKIHHLLWMLNELASPYGDCDQKLASYFLQALFCKATESGQRCFKTLTTVAEKSHSFDSARKLILKFQEVSPWTTFGHVASNGAILEALDGESKLHIIDISNTLCTQWPTLLEALATRNDETPRLKLTVVVTASIVRSVMKEIGQRMEKFARLMGVPFEFKVISVLNHIGELTKEGLGVQEDEAVAINCIGALRRVEVDERSSVIQLFRSLNPRVVTIVEEEADFTSSRYDFVKCFEECLRYYTLYFEMLEESFVPTSNERLMLERECSRNIVRVLACDEETGGGECERRERGVHWSERLREAFSPVGFSDDVVDDVKALLKRYKAGWALVLPQGDHESGIYLTWKEEPVVWASAWKP, from the coding sequence ATGGACATAACTCTCTTCTGTCCAAAAGACACACTGACACACTTCTTTCCTTCCCACCAGCAAAGCAATGATCAAGTAGCAGCTATAGACATGCAAAGCaatagcagcaacaacaacaataatcagCCTCAAACTAGCCATACATCAACAAGCCGGTCTTCGGACTCCGGTGAGGCCTGTGGAGGAGGAAACAAGTGGGCATCAAAGCTTCTTAGTGAGTGTGCAAGAGCAATCTCAGAGAAGGACTCTAGCAAGATCCACCACCTACTATGGATGTTAAATGAGCTTGCCTCTCCTTATGGAGATTGTGATCAGAAATTGGCATCTTATTTCTTGCAAGCTCTATTCTGTAAGGCTACCGAGTCTGGTCAACGGTGTTTCAAAACCCTTACCACAGTAGCTGAAAAGAGCCACTCCTTTGATTCAGCTAGGAAATTGATACTAAAATTCCAAGAGGTAAGCCCGTGGACTACTTTCGGTCATGTAGCTTCAAATGGTGCAATTTTGGAGGCCTTAGATGGGGAAAGCAAACTTCACATAATTGATATCAGCAATACCCTTTGCACACAGTGGCCTACTTTGCTAGAAGCTTTAGCCACAAGAAATGATGAGACGCCGCGATTAAAGCTCACCGTTGTGGTAACTGCTAGCATTGTAAGATCAGTCATGAAAGAAATAGGCCAAAGAATGGAGAAGTTTGCTAGGTTAATGGGAGTGCCCTTTGAGTTTAAAGTAATTAGTGTGCTAAATCATATAGGAGAGCTCACAAAGGAAGGACTGGGTGTTCAAGAAGATGAAGCAGTCGCGATTAATTGCATTGGGGCATTGAGAAGAGTTGAAGTAGATGAAAGAAGTTCTGTAATCCAGTTGTTCCGATCACTTAACCCTCGAGTTGTGACAATCGTTGAGGAAGAAGCTGATTTTACTAGCTCAAGATATGACTTCGTCAAGTGTTTTGAAGAGTGCCTGAGGTATTACACACTATATTTTGAGATGCTAGAGGAGAGCTTTGTCCCAACTAGTAATGAGAGATTGATGTTGGAGAGGGAATGTTCAAGGAACATAGTTAGGGTTTTGGCTTGTGATGAAGAAACTGGTGGAGGAGAGTGTGAAAGAAGAGAGCGGGGTGTCCACTGGTCTGAAAGGCTAAGGGAGGCATTTTCCCCTGTTGGATTCAGTGATGATGTTGTCGATGATGTCAAGGCATTGCTTAAGAGATACAAAGCTGGGTGGGCACTTGTGCTACCTCAAGGAGATCATGAGTCAGGAATTTACTTAACATGGAAAGAGGAACCTGTAGTATGGGCTTCTGCATGGAAACCCTAA